A single window of Methylobacterium nodulans ORS 2060 DNA harbors:
- a CDS encoding ABC transporter permease, protein MSDTANTIAGAGFADTASAVRAVRAPKVRRRGFGLTGLVLPLTILVLWEASATFRWIDPVFLPAPQLVAAAFWKMLTAQNLALDFLASISIVGQAFLYGSAAAILLGIAAGLSRRVEEFFGPTFDTIRHIPGIAWLPLIVLWLGIGAPAKVLVIAKSVFFPVFLNTLQGIRNVDKNHVELARALTLTRWQLVRRVVLPSALPSILVSLRYAAGLAWALVVVAEGLSGLEGLGFLIFRAQGLLLTDQLMVCMVVIGLVGFAIDRGMALVQRRLLRWKQGFEG, encoded by the coding sequence ATGAGCGACACCGCGAATACGATTGCCGGCGCGGGCTTTGCGGACACGGCCTCGGCGGTGCGGGCCGTCCGGGCTCCGAAGGTCCGGCGCCGCGGCTTCGGCCTCACGGGCCTCGTCCTGCCGCTCACGATCCTGGTGCTGTGGGAGGCATCCGCCACCTTCCGCTGGATCGATCCCGTCTTCCTGCCGGCGCCGCAGCTGGTCGCGGCCGCCTTCTGGAAGATGCTGACCGCCCAGAACCTGGCGCTCGATTTCCTGGCCAGCATCTCGATCGTCGGTCAGGCGTTCCTCTACGGCTCCGCCGCCGCCATCCTGCTCGGGATCGCCGCCGGCCTGTCCCGGCGGGTCGAGGAGTTCTTCGGCCCGACCTTCGACACCATCCGGCACATCCCCGGCATCGCCTGGCTGCCGCTCATCGTGCTGTGGCTCGGCATCGGCGCGCCGGCCAAGGTGCTGGTGATCGCGAAATCCGTGTTCTTCCCGGTCTTCCTGAACACGCTCCAGGGCATCCGGAACGTCGACAAGAACCATGTCGAGCTCGCCCGGGCGCTGACCCTCACGCGCTGGCAACTAGTGCGCCGCGTGGTGCTGCCCTCGGCGCTGCCGAGCATCCTGGTCTCGCTGCGCTACGCCGCCGGCCTCGCCTGGGCCCTGGTGGTGGTGGCGGAAGGTCTCAGCGGACTTGAGGGTCTCGGCTTCCTCATCTTCCGGGCGCAGGGGCTGCTGCTCACCGATCAGCTCATGGTCTGCATGGTCGTCATCGGTCTGGTCGGCTTCGCCATCGACCGCGGCATGGCCCTGGTGCAACGGCGCCTGCTGCGCTGGAAGCAGGGTTTCGAGGGATGA
- a CDS encoding sulfotransferase family protein, whose translation MAGGDFADFVRHVGEASALAAELRPILDRDAFVAAAVAAAARHGFTVAPSEVEAAMAGNRHGWLMQTAPLARSGEPGPIEALSPRALAGWTPFRTGWADGTLTLDWCHLGERRFTDPFFFQTIAMAIGHPFNAAFQQRTRADALADRPPGLPVAGFIFHMARCGSTLCAQTLAADAGSRVLSEPGPLRGALEAESFGRVEPARADAWLAGILNALAGPRCPEERRVVVKFMAADVLALDRIQRVFPAVPWLFLYRDPLEILASQRRRGGADTQPGQIPPEALGLTPAEVHTLPPELYQLHVMAALGRAALDGLSRAPGRGLVLRYDDLPEALFDRVPAHFGLRPGPAILAAMRAAAGRDAKAPDTAFRPDGDAKRREAAPWREAVETIAGPVIAALDAARAAAAEGEATQGNSP comes from the coding sequence ATGGCCGGAGGCGATTTCGCGGATTTCGTCCGCCATGTGGGGGAGGCTTCCGCCCTCGCGGCCGAGCTGCGGCCGATCCTCGACCGCGACGCCTTCGTGGCAGCGGCAGTCGCCGCGGCCGCACGCCATGGCTTCACTGTGGCGCCCTCCGAGGTCGAGGCGGCGATGGCGGGCAACCGCCACGGCTGGCTGATGCAGACCGCGCCGCTCGCGCGGTCGGGCGAGCCCGGCCCGATCGAGGCCCTCTCTCCGCGCGCGCTCGCCGGCTGGACGCCGTTCCGCACCGGCTGGGCGGACGGGACGCTCACCCTCGACTGGTGTCACCTGGGCGAGCGCCGCTTCACCGATCCCTTCTTCTTCCAGACCATTGCGATGGCGATCGGCCATCCCTTCAACGCCGCCTTCCAGCAGCGCACCCGCGCCGATGCCCTCGCGGACCGCCCGCCCGGCCTGCCGGTCGCGGGCTTCATCTTCCACATGGCCCGCTGCGGCTCGACGCTCTGCGCCCAGACCCTGGCGGCGGATGCGGGTTCGCGCGTGCTCTCGGAGCCGGGGCCCCTGCGGGGCGCCCTTGAGGCGGAAAGCTTCGGGAGGGTGGAGCCGGCGCGGGCCGATGCATGGCTCGCGGGCATTCTCAACGCGCTCGCCGGGCCGCGCTGTCCCGAGGAGAGGCGGGTCGTCGTCAAGTTCATGGCGGCCGACGTGCTGGCGCTCGACCGCATCCAGCGCGTCTTTCCTGCCGTGCCCTGGCTCTTCCTCTATCGGGACCCATTGGAGATCCTGGCCTCGCAGCGCCGCCGGGGCGGCGCCGACACCCAGCCGGGCCAGATCCCGCCCGAGGCGCTCGGGCTCACCCCCGCGGAGGTCCACACCCTGCCGCCCGAACTCTACCAGCTGCACGTGATGGCAGCCCTCGGCCGAGCCGCCCTCGACGGCCTCTCCCGCGCACCCGGCCGCGGCCTCGTGCTGCGCTACGACGACCTGCCGGAGGCGCTCTTCGACCGGGTGCCCGCGCATTTCGGCCTCCGTCCCGGCCCGGCGATCCTTGCCGCGATGCGGGCGGCGGCGGGCCGGGACGCCAAGGCACCGGACACCGCGTTCCGGCCGGACGGCGACGCCAAGCGCCGGGAGGCGGCACCCTGGCGCGAGGCGGTGGAGACGATCGCCGGGCCAGTCATCGCAGCTCTCGACGCCGCGCGGGCCGCCGCTGCAGAAGGGGAAGCAACGCAAGGCAATTCTCCGTGA
- a CDS encoding GNAT family N-acetyltransferase — protein sequence MDRPDGPADILLRRSEGPDDAPFLLTLFAVAQGGPLAALDPPLRDLLLRQSFAGQTATYRARHPQGRFEIVECSGRPVGRIVTDRDVAALTIVDLALLPEWRGRGLGTRLLEDILAEARAAGLPVRLSVAAQNAGARRLYARLGFRAVASSDLALDLAWTPAP from the coding sequence ATGGATCGGCCGGACGGGCCGGCGGATATTCTGCTCCGGCGGTCCGAGGGTCCCGACGACGCGCCGTTCCTGCTTACGCTGTTCGCCGTGGCGCAGGGCGGGCCGCTCGCCGCGCTCGACCCGCCGTTGCGCGACCTGCTGCTGCGCCAGAGCTTCGCGGGGCAGACCGCGACCTACCGGGCGCGGCACCCGCAGGGGCGGTTCGAGATCGTGGAGTGCAGCGGCAGGCCGGTCGGGCGGATCGTCACCGACCGGGATGTCGCAGCGCTCACGATCGTCGATCTCGCGCTCCTGCCGGAATGGCGCGGGCGCGGGCTCGGCACCCGCCTTCTCGAAGACATTCTGGCAGAGGCCCGCGCCGCCGGCCTGCCGGTCCGCTTGAGCGTGGCGGCGCAGAATGCGGGAGCGCGCCGCCTCTATGCCCGCCTCGGCTTTCGGGCCGTGGCCTCCTCCGACCTCGCCCTCGACCTCGCATGGACGCCCGCTCCCTGA
- a CDS encoding transporter substrate-binding domain-containing protein, translating to MTSIARCLIGTLLACLTPSAVSAAGPAGAQASADGKRLTLGAAYVPPPDAPDGRIYYEEGFEPDLARLLGETLGIPVRLVVVLDGAAASETGSVDGVFVRLKPDDSRLASGDAVPLGYRSGLSVAMRSDTTIRRWEDLAGRTVCASEANVSGQRIARSFGAKVAVVRAPAPALMRVRSGECDAAIHDRVLLDELFTSRAWTKFSATLPPVEPTVLAIVPAPTGTGAALRRAASAVSGSGAWRERRVRWASTVAFEVYRDQVAGDCH from the coding sequence ATGACGAGCATCGCCCGTTGCCTGATCGGCACCCTCCTGGCGTGTCTGACGCCGAGCGCCGTGTCGGCGGCAGGGCCGGCGGGAGCCCAGGCCAGTGCCGACGGGAAACGCCTCACCCTCGGCGCCGCCTATGTTCCGCCACCGGACGCGCCGGACGGGCGGATCTACTACGAGGAGGGGTTCGAGCCCGACCTCGCCCGTCTTCTCGGCGAGACGCTCGGCATACCGGTGCGTCTCGTCGTGGTCCTGGACGGCGCCGCGGCATCCGAGACCGGCTCGGTCGACGGCGTCTTCGTTCGCCTGAAGCCGGACGATTCGCGCCTTGCCTCCGGCGACGCCGTGCCGCTCGGCTATCGCTCGGGCCTCAGCGTCGCCATGCGTTCCGACACCACGATCCGGCGCTGGGAGGACCTCGCAGGCCGCACGGTCTGCGCCTCGGAGGCGAATGTCTCCGGCCAGCGCATCGCCCGCAGCTTCGGCGCCAAGGTCGCCGTCGTGCGGGCACCTGCCCCTGCCCTGATGCGGGTGCGTTCCGGCGAATGCGACGCCGCCATTCACGACAGGGTGCTCCTCGACGAGCTGTTCACCTCCCGCGCCTGGACCAAGTTCTCGGCCACCCTGCCGCCGGTCGAGCCGACGGTGCTTGCGATCGTTCCGGCGCCCACCGGCACCGGTGCGGCCTTGCGACGGGCAGCTTCAGCCGTGTCGGGCTCAGGAGCCTGGCGCGAGCGCCGGGTGCGCTGGGCGTCGACCGTCGCGTTCGAGGTCTACCGCGATCAGGTCGCCGGAGATTGCCATTGA
- a CDS encoding FkbM family methyltransferase, giving the protein MTPAGQTICLSMIVRNEAPVIRRSLASVRPLIDHWIVVDTGSTDGTQDLVREAMAGLPGRLIERPWRDFGHNRSEALAFARPHGDYTLIIDADDEILPAPGFAMPALDADSYALDIQDGPIAYQRTQVVRAALPWRYAGVLHEFLTCPEASSSGHLPLVMRRNHDGARRRDPGTYRRDAEILERALATEADPFLIARYTFYLAQSYRDCGAREEAVVAYLRRAELGFWDQEVFFSLYQAGQLMEALGRDPETILETYRRASAACPSRAEAAHAASRFCRLRERFAQGCALAEPALGIEPPPGGLFVEGWIYAYGLLDEYAVNAYWAGRYRDCLDACLKLLAEERLPEGYRARITANARFAFDKLAGASPRPAEPAPLAPLTIGRASVRSDWTPARPQAGTELMVEGLRSRMGDALDAVQLCINLFDEARLDGRPLVLWIHHDIDQQAVQWLRDRAKMGRVDRFVFVSEWQQARFVAAFALPPERCIVLRNATEMPAADRVWTMRRPLRLAYTSTPFRGLSVLLDAWDRLRPADAELHIWSSHRLYGPAFDDAPYQALFARATALPNVHYHGIVPNPDLRAALRGIDMLAYPSTFAETSCLSAIEALAAGCRVVCPDLGALPETVGRFGRIYPFEPDPDAHADRFAAVLRDEIANPWGGQPSLAAAQQQEARMAYDWPVRTAEWRRLLDDIARERALVPGSLAPTPRAGVFEALARLRDRGFSPSGIIDAGAYDGHFARGLRRIFSEAHILMVDALAEKGPVLEAVCREIGNASHAIALLGDRETEAASFFVVDTEARPDLVKTGSSKFRENADFPMEERRVPQRRLADVLADHGRPFGLIKLDVQGAEVEVLRGLGDRLAEVEVILMELSLLDYNRGAPLVAAVLSDLTAMGFVLFDIVEEHRYRDGSLLQIDGLLVRAESRFRPGPPFWT; this is encoded by the coding sequence GTGACCCCGGCCGGACAGACCATCTGCCTCTCCATGATCGTGCGGAACGAGGCGCCGGTGATCCGGCGCAGCCTCGCCTCCGTGCGGCCGCTGATCGATCACTGGATCGTCGTCGATACGGGCTCGACCGACGGCACGCAGGACCTCGTGCGCGAGGCGATGGCGGGCCTGCCCGGCAGGCTGATCGAGCGCCCCTGGCGGGATTTCGGGCACAACCGGAGCGAGGCGCTCGCCTTCGCGCGCCCGCACGGCGACTATACGCTGATCATCGACGCCGACGACGAGATCCTGCCTGCGCCCGGCTTTGCGATGCCGGCGCTCGATGCGGATTCCTACGCCCTCGACATCCAGGATGGGCCGATCGCCTATCAGCGCACGCAAGTCGTGCGCGCCGCCTTGCCCTGGCGCTATGCCGGGGTGCTGCACGAGTTCCTGACCTGCCCGGAGGCGTCGAGCAGCGGCCACCTGCCCCTCGTCATGCGCCGCAACCACGACGGCGCACGTCGCCGCGACCCCGGCACCTACCGGCGCGACGCGGAAATCCTCGAACGGGCGCTCGCCACCGAGGCGGATCCGTTTCTGATCGCCCGCTACACCTTCTACCTCGCTCAGAGCTACCGCGATTGCGGCGCGCGGGAGGAGGCCGTCGTGGCCTATCTGCGGCGGGCGGAGCTCGGGTTCTGGGACCAGGAGGTGTTTTTCAGCCTCTATCAGGCCGGCCAGCTGATGGAGGCGCTCGGCCGCGATCCCGAGACGATCCTTGAGACATATCGGCGGGCGAGCGCGGCCTGCCCGTCCCGCGCCGAGGCGGCGCATGCGGCGAGCCGGTTCTGCCGGCTGCGCGAGCGCTTCGCGCAGGGTTGCGCCTTGGCTGAACCGGCGCTCGGCATCGAGCCCCCGCCCGGCGGCCTCTTCGTCGAGGGGTGGATCTACGCCTATGGCCTGCTCGACGAATATGCCGTCAACGCCTATTGGGCCGGCCGCTACCGTGACTGTCTGGATGCCTGCCTCAAGCTCCTGGCTGAAGAGCGACTGCCCGAAGGCTACCGTGCCCGGATTACCGCCAATGCGCGTTTCGCCTTCGACAAGCTCGCGGGCGCGTCGCCTCGTCCGGCCGAGCCCGCCCCGCTCGCGCCGCTGACCATCGGGCGCGCGAGCGTCCGCTCGGACTGGACTCCAGCGCGCCCACAGGCCGGCACCGAACTGATGGTGGAGGGCCTGCGCAGCCGCATGGGCGACGCCCTCGACGCGGTGCAGCTCTGCATCAACCTCTTCGACGAGGCGCGGCTCGACGGCCGCCCGCTGGTGCTGTGGATTCATCACGATATCGACCAGCAGGCCGTGCAGTGGCTGCGTGACCGCGCGAAGATGGGGCGGGTCGATCGGTTCGTCTTCGTGTCCGAGTGGCAGCAGGCGCGGTTCGTCGCGGCCTTCGCGCTGCCGCCGGAGCGCTGCATCGTCCTGCGCAACGCCACCGAGATGCCCGCCGCGGATCGGGTCTGGACGATGCGCAGACCGCTGCGGCTCGCCTATACCAGCACGCCCTTCCGCGGCCTCTCGGTCCTCCTCGATGCCTGGGACAGGCTGCGGCCGGCGGATGCCGAGCTGCACATCTGGTCATCCCATCGGCTCTACGGCCCCGCCTTCGACGACGCGCCCTATCAGGCCCTGTTCGCCCGGGCGACAGCGCTGCCGAATGTCCATTACCACGGCATCGTGCCGAATCCGGACCTGCGGGCGGCGCTGCGCGGGATCGACATGCTCGCCTATCCGAGCACCTTCGCCGAGACCTCCTGCCTCTCGGCCATCGAGGCGCTGGCGGCAGGCTGCCGGGTGGTCTGCCCGGATCTCGGGGCGCTCCCGGAGACCGTCGGCCGGTTCGGAAGAATCTATCCTTTCGAGCCGGATCCGGACGCGCATGCGGACCGGTTCGCGGCCGTGCTGCGTGACGAGATCGCGAATCCGTGGGGCGGACAGCCGTCCCTCGCCGCCGCGCAGCAGCAGGAAGCGCGGATGGCCTATGACTGGCCCGTCCGCACGGCCGAGTGGCGGCGTCTCCTCGACGACATCGCCCGCGAACGGGCTCTCGTCCCGGGCAGCCTGGCGCCTACCCCGCGCGCCGGCGTGTTCGAGGCGCTCGCGCGCCTGCGGGATCGCGGCTTTTCGCCCTCCGGCATCATCGATGCGGGCGCCTATGATGGTCACTTCGCGCGGGGCCTGCGCCGGATTTTTTCCGAGGCCCACATCCTGATGGTGGATGCCCTTGCCGAGAAGGGACCGGTCCTCGAAGCGGTCTGCCGCGAGATCGGCAATGCCAGCCACGCGATCGCTCTTCTGGGCGACCGGGAGACGGAGGCGGCCTCGTTCTTCGTCGTCGACACGGAGGCCCGTCCGGACCTCGTCAAGACCGGGTCCTCGAAGTTCCGGGAGAACGCCGACTTCCCCATGGAGGAGCGGCGCGTGCCTCAGCGCCGGCTCGCGGACGTCCTGGCAGATCACGGCCGCCCTTTCGGCT
- a CDS encoding phage tail protein translates to MSEPFIGEIILFAGNFAPRGWAFCNGQILSIAQNTALFSILGTTYGGNGQTTFALPDLRGRVPVSAGQGPGLSPYSLGQITGSETVTLIASQMPAHTHSVAADAAAGTVDSPNGANLAKPITAVRPATAVNGYTSGNPTEPVTLAPATIGVAGGSQPHNNLQPTLALNYIIALEGIYPSRN, encoded by the coding sequence ATGTCTGAGCCGTTCATTGGTGAAATCATCCTCTTCGCCGGAAACTTCGCACCGCGGGGATGGGCGTTCTGCAACGGACAAATCCTCAGCATCGCACAGAACACCGCGCTGTTTTCGATTCTCGGGACGACCTATGGCGGCAACGGACAAACAACCTTTGCCCTGCCGGATCTGCGCGGGCGCGTGCCGGTCAGCGCCGGCCAAGGACCCGGCCTGTCGCCCTATTCGCTTGGCCAGATCACGGGTTCGGAGACTGTCACGCTGATCGCGTCGCAGATGCCGGCCCACACGCATTCCGTTGCGGCGGACGCTGCTGCCGGGACCGTCGACTCGCCGAATGGCGCGAACCTGGCAAAGCCTATCACAGCCGTACGGCCGGCCACTGCCGTGAACGGATACACCTCCGGCAATCCGACCGAGCCCGTGACGCTTGCTCCTGCGACGATCGGAGTCGCCGGCGGCTCGCAGCCGCACAACAACCTCCAGCCAACACTGGCGCTGAACTACATCATCGCGCTCGAGGGTATCTACCCGTCCCGGAATTGA
- a CDS encoding ABC transporter substrate-binding protein: MGHHHHVVSALAALGAIAFSVLGVATPSRAETLPSINLQLTPWTVVARKKGFFKDEFDKIGTTQVNLIASGAAELLGAEAAAVGGGAIAIAQRMIYPATVHRANGLDGVVIWASEPSNRYRAPILARANNDAIKTVADLDGKKFGSSRISCYWSSPFEILEKAGLPFDSREKQGRVRYTSIDNPAVAISSVLSGATDATTAHLAAGAFAGAWLSGKLKVVGRSPDDGIYVNNAGRVTYFARRDFVNKYPEVVKAFLAARERTREWTADNVDEAAEIIARETRVPVEVAKFQITHVGEWEFMAGEPNAERARNAIKIFQAWYIAHGDDILSERKLSDEQINAFIDGRFFAGGQYSIYN; this comes from the coding sequence ATGGGCCACCATCACCACGTCGTGTCGGCGCTCGCTGCGCTCGGCGCCATCGCGTTCAGTGTTCTCGGCGTTGCGACACCCTCACGCGCAGAGACGCTGCCCTCGATCAATCTTCAGCTCACGCCATGGACCGTGGTGGCGCGCAAGAAGGGCTTTTTCAAAGACGAATTCGACAAGATCGGCACGACGCAGGTGAACCTGATCGCCTCCGGCGCGGCCGAGCTGCTCGGCGCCGAGGCCGCGGCGGTCGGCGGCGGCGCGATCGCGATCGCCCAGCGCATGATCTATCCGGCGACGGTGCACCGCGCGAACGGGCTCGACGGCGTGGTGATCTGGGCGTCCGAACCCTCGAACCGCTACCGCGCACCGATCCTCGCCCGCGCGAACAACGACGCCATCAAGACGGTGGCGGATCTCGACGGCAAGAAATTCGGGTCGAGCCGCATCAGCTGCTACTGGTCGTCGCCCTTCGAGATCCTGGAGAAGGCCGGGCTGCCCTTCGACTCCCGCGAGAAGCAGGGGCGCGTGCGCTACACGTCGATCGACAACCCCGCCGTCGCGATCTCCTCGGTGCTGTCGGGCGCAACCGACGCCACCACCGCCCATCTCGCGGCCGGCGCCTTCGCTGGCGCTTGGCTCTCGGGCAAGCTGAAGGTGGTCGGCCGCTCGCCGGACGACGGCATCTACGTCAACAATGCCGGTCGGGTGACCTACTTCGCCCGCCGCGACTTCGTGAACAAGTATCCCGAGGTGGTGAAGGCGTTCCTCGCCGCCCGCGAGCGCACCCGCGAATGGACCGCCGACAACGTGGACGAGGCGGCCGAGATCATCGCCCGCGAGACCCGCGTGCCCGTCGAGGTCGCCAAGTTCCAGATCACGCATGTCGGCGAGTGGGAGTTCATGGCCGGCGAGCCGAATGCCGAGCGCGCCCGCAACGCCATCAAGATCTTCCAGGCCTGGTACATCGCCCACGGCGACGACATCCTGTCGGAGCGCAAGCTCTCCGACGAGCAGATCAATGCCTTCATCGACGGACGCTTCTTCGCCGGCGGTCAATACTCGATCTACAACTGA
- a CDS encoding aspartyl/asparaginyl beta-hydroxylase domain-containing protein: MDARSLTPFPDRMRLPLRFDAEAMAAECAALGREPWIRHFVTRNYDGDWDVIPLRAPAHATHPAMMIHADPACRDFADTPFLAACPAIRAALSRLPCPLEAVRLMRLGPGSVIREHRDHDLSFEDGAVRLHVPLVTNPGVDFRLNGLRVVMEPGSAWYLRLSDPHSVRNEGSEARVHLVIDARVDSWLAALFAAARAEAA; encoded by the coding sequence ATGGACGCCCGCTCCCTGACCCCCTTTCCCGACCGGATGCGTCTGCCCCTGCGCTTCGACGCCGAGGCCATGGCGGCCGAGTGCGCAGCGTTGGGCCGGGAGCCCTGGATCCGCCACTTCGTCACGCGGAACTACGACGGCGACTGGGACGTGATCCCGCTGCGCGCGCCAGCCCACGCCACCCACCCGGCGATGATGATCCACGCCGATCCCGCCTGCCGGGACTTCGCCGACACGCCCTTCCTCGCCGCCTGCCCGGCAATTCGGGCGGCTCTCTCGCGCCTCCCTTGCCCGCTCGAAGCCGTGCGGCTGATGCGGCTGGGGCCGGGCTCGGTGATCCGGGAACACAGGGACCACGACCTCTCCTTCGAGGATGGGGCGGTGCGCCTCCATGTGCCGCTCGTCACCAACCCGGGCGTGGATTTCCGGCTCAACGGGCTCCGGGTGGTGATGGAGCCGGGCTCTGCGTGGTACCTGCGCCTGTCCGACCCGCACAGCGTGCGCAACGAGGGAAGCGAGGCCCGTGTGCACCTCGTCATCGACGCGCGGGTCGATTCCTGGCTTGCGGCACTCTTTGCCGCCGCCCGGGCCGAGGCGGCGTGA
- a CDS encoding Hint domain-containing protein, protein MTGATGPAGATGATGATGPIGPTGATGATGTVDCFVVGTRLLTPQGERLIEDLAVGDLVTTADGAPRPIIWIGRRRVRIDTHPQADLVRPVWIQAEAVAPGIPQRDMVLSPGHGVFFDGHLIPIGCLVNGQTIRTVPCAEVEYMHVELDLHDIVLAEGLPCESYLESGRRSDFADQGGVTTLHPTFMPLNYEAACAPFAIAGPALDAARAQIEARAVACEAEAEALPARDGERADQRVEEVHERNLPLVAR, encoded by the coding sequence GTGACCGGGGCGACCGGTCCGGCTGGCGCCACGGGCGCGACCGGCGCCACCGGACCGATTGGTCCAACGGGCGCCACCGGAGCCACCGGAACCGTCGATTGCTTCGTTGTCGGGACCCGTCTGCTTACCCCGCAGGGCGAGCGGCTCATCGAGGATCTCGCGGTCGGCGATCTCGTCACCACGGCGGACGGCGCGCCGCGGCCGATCATCTGGATCGGGCGCCGCCGTGTCCGGATCGACACCCATCCGCAAGCCGATCTGGTGCGGCCGGTCTGGATCCAGGCCGAAGCCGTGGCGCCCGGGATCCCGCAGCGCGACATGGTGCTGTCGCCGGGCCACGGCGTGTTCTTCGACGGTCACCTGATCCCGATCGGCTGCCTCGTGAACGGGCAGACGATCCGCACCGTGCCCTGCGCGGAGGTGGAGTACATGCATGTCGAGCTCGACCTGCATGACATCGTGCTGGCCGAAGGTCTCCCCTGCGAGAGCTACCTGGAGTCCGGTCGCCGGTCCGACTTCGCCGATCAGGGCGGGGTGACGACCCTGCATCCGACGTTCATGCCGCTGAATTACGAGGCGGCGTGCGCGCCCTTCGCCATCGCAGGTCCTGCCCTGGACGCCGCCCGGGCGCAGATCGAGGCACGCGCCGTCGCCTGCGAGGCGGAAGCGGAGGCCCTACCAGCACGCGACGGGGAGCGGGCGGACCAGCGCGTCGAGGAAGTGCACGAGCGGAACCTTCCGCTCGTGGCCCGATAG
- a CDS encoding cytochrome-c peroxidase, whose translation MRCTCSLRWAAFSLAAAIMVGVLPSGGQGPEVAADLRRAYSGPPENWPAPWIEAGVAFVELGARVLPPVPDRTGQRRAALGARLFHDPVLSADQHLACAGCHDPAHGWSIPAPKARGHRDRLGRRNPPGLQTAAARSQWGWDGRRQSLVWQVLAPLTDPDEMGNPSLEPILGRLAADAGYAARFTDAFPAAGLSADTLSAALLAYLAGLDRPTRFDRFAAGDLAALSDRAIAGLHLFRTKARCANCHFGPLLTDERFHNLKLSSFGEPAQDLGRFEVTGRPEDAGRFRTPSLRHLRDTAPYGHAGLFATLAGVVNLYDRGGGEVWARNAAEAARPLHADAARLSPLIRPLGLTRDEKAALVAFLRTL comes from the coding sequence TTGAGGTGCACCTGCAGCCTCCGGTGGGCCGCATTCAGCCTCGCCGCTGCGATCATGGTCGGCGTGCTGCCATCCGGCGGGCAGGGGCCGGAGGTCGCCGCCGACCTGCGCCGGGCCTATTCCGGACCTCCGGAGAACTGGCCCGCGCCCTGGATCGAGGCCGGGGTGGCGTTCGTGGAACTCGGTGCGCGGGTCCTGCCCCCGGTGCCCGACCGCACCGGGCAGCGGCGCGCCGCGCTCGGCGCGCGGCTGTTTCATGATCCGGTCCTCTCCGCCGACCAGCACCTCGCCTGCGCCGGCTGTCACGACCCGGCGCATGGCTGGAGCATTCCGGCGCCGAAGGCGCGAGGCCATCGGGATCGGCTCGGCCGCCGCAATCCGCCCGGCCTTCAAACCGCTGCGGCGCGCAGCCAATGGGGCTGGGACGGCCGGCGACAATCCCTCGTCTGGCAGGTGCTGGCGCCGCTCACCGATCCGGACGAGATGGGGAATCCCTCGCTCGAACCGATCCTCGGGCGGCTCGCGGCCGATGCCGGCTATGCGGCGAGGTTCACCGATGCCTTCCCGGCCGCAGGCCTCTCGGCGGACACGCTCTCGGCCGCGCTTCTCGCCTACCTGGCCGGGCTCGACAGGCCGACCCGCTTCGACCGCTTCGCCGCCGGGGACCTTGCGGCCTTGTCCGACCGGGCAATCGCGGGCCTCCACCTGTTCCGCACCAAGGCGCGTTGCGCCAACTGCCATTTCGGCCCGCTGCTCACGGATGAGCGCTTCCACAACCTGAAGCTCTCGTCCTTCGGCGAGCCCGCGCAGGATCTCGGCCGTTTCGAGGTCACTGGCCGGCCGGAGGATGCCGGCCGCTTCCGCACGCCGAGCCTGCGCCACCTGCGCGACACCGCGCCTTACGGCCATGCCGGGCTGTTCGCGACGCTGGCGGGAGTCGTCAATCTCTACGACCGGGGCGGTGGCGAGGTCTGGGCCCGCAACGCCGCCGAGGCCGCCCGCCCGCTCCACGCGGACGCCGCGCGGCTCTCGCCGCTGATACGGCCGCTCGGTCTGACCCGCGACGAGAAGGCGGCCTTGGTCGCCTTCCTCAGGACGCTCTGA